cagaaacctccggcagaaccaggctcaggagggggcagtcaactgccgggactggttgggggtgaaggtgaaaaaagaaaagggatgAAGAAGGGAGGGGAGAAAGTAAATTGATGGAGAGGTGTTTGGagagaaggggacagagggcaGAGGAGAGCTGAAAATTTAGATGGAACAGAGGAATTGTGTGAATTGTGTATTGATCTTGAAAGACTggactctttctttttttcaagattaaaaaaaagttggtaACTAAGTATTGCGTCTGAATGGCTTGGCGATGGCTCTGCCCAGTGCGCAAAAGAACCTGACAATGGCAGAACGCTTCGCTTTTGGTTTTCCCAGACGATCTTTTAAACTTGCCACAATGCATTTTGCAGTTTCACTTTCTTGTAATTCCATTGACACTATAACACGTTCTATAAAGCCCATGGTGTTGCAGAGGTCTTTCAGAAGTTTTTTGTCAATTGTTTTAAAAGTTTTGGATGTAATATAAAGCTCTTCATCTTCCAGTTCTGCCCATACATAATCCAAGAGCCAAGTGAGGATGTGATTTGGGTCTTGATATGTGCAGAGCAGGTTTGCCTCTTTAAAGGTTGTAGAGATGAGCTTGTGCAGGATGAGCTTaagctttgcttttttttctgcttttctggcTATACAATAAAACTCTGCCACTGGGCTGGGTTTTATAGTTTCTGTGGTAACTGATGGCAGTGATAACATGAGTTCCTGCTTATCTAACAGAGCCAGTATGACTCTTTGGCTATGGCTCTCTGCCTGGGTATTTAACCACCATCTGAATAGTCCCAAGAAGCGCCTTGCTTTAGTTTGCAGATCATTATGCAGAATCTTCTGTCTTTCTGCCATGACGACTTGCTCTGGGACAATTTCAGGTCCCGTGCCTTCCGAGGTATATTGGTGCAGAATATCTGTAAGTAATTCTGTAAACACCAGTAATTTACCCTGTGAAAGGCAATCTTGTAATCTTTTGAActcatttttctctttctccagtgtttccttATTTGTAATTAGAGAGTTGACATGTTCAACCAGTTTCTGCACTGACTCACTGCTTTTAGCAGCGGGTGTGCTGTGGCATCTGCTCCACAGTTGTATGGCAGTGCGAAGAATCATTACTTTTGCAAAACGTTTTGCAAAGAATGACTTAATCTTATCAGCAGCTTTTTTCAATGACTGCTGAATTTTCTCTTTGATTTGTGCAAGACTCCAAGAACCACAGGGCCCTTCTGAAATATCTTCAACCACTGAATTAGCAAGACTGGATGTAAAACTCTCATTCTCTTCAGCAATATCAGATAGAAGTGGGCTATATTCGGCGAGTTTAATCAGTTCCTCGTCAATAATCTCACTGAGTTCATTGACAGCCTCATGGATAACTGCACGCACAATTTCAGAGGTTTCAGTCTTTAAGCTGTCCTTGTGGCCAGTTACATGCAtttcttgttcttgttctttGCCTACTACTTTCTCTAGAACATTCTCTAGGTCTACTTTAATGTCCAGATTGCCTACTACTTTCTCTAGAACATTCTCTAGGTCTACTTTAATGTCCAGATGTCCTACCTGTGTAGAACTATGTGGTTCTTCGTCTGGACTTGTTGTCCGCCTTTTACATGAGGGCATACAGTCTAATTTAGAACAAAACCCTCTGATCATTTGGACGGCAGAATTAACCATTTCCTCCAGTCTTTTTGGAGGAACAATGCGCTGACTTATCCTTTCCTCCCCAGCTGACTCGCTGTCAGCAGACTGAAAACTCTGTACAACCTCTTTTACCATAAGATCAGTTAGTTCCACAGAGCTGCTTGTATGGTCTCCGTCCTTGACTTGCAGAACATTTGCAAAGGCCTGAGAGACGCTGTCAGTAAATAAGGTTAACAGATCCTCCTCTGTCGCTGGAATGTTTGCTTTTTTACATGCATGTACGATATGATTACGTATTATTTCTATTAAGTCCACAATAAACTCGGCCAGGAGAATTTTTGTTGCAAATCAGGATTTCCTGATCTTAGTGAATTCCACTGTTTACATGTTATCTGATCGAAAAATGACCGGATAAGAGGGAGGACGATTTCCGCTGTCACTTCCTTAATTTCTGTACTATTAGTATTTTCGAGCATGTTGGCTATTTTTATTTGGACTATTATGGCTTATTTTGACTTATCGTATCAGTAACTTTCTGAaatgtacttagtttttttcctccctccctAAACGTCAGTTCAGTTATGCTGCGCTTAGTCCTATTTAAGACCCTTGAGAACGCTAGGGCGGGGCCAAATACAAAGGATCAAAGAAAGCCGTTACCGCCCATAGCAATTGTTGCTATATGACGAAACCTTTGATTTCTTGTTGTCGCtgaaacagcagctgaaaaacaagtCACGGCGGACGGAGTATTTTAACCCTGTGTTTAACCCAGTCAGGTGTGACGGACGCTATAACAGGTcagagcaggggtcggcaacctgcggctcatcgtggtttgggaaaaaaaattataagtatttatctgaagtgtattttatttgtgttcgttctttttaacttgtagttctacactggaagattattgtgatcttgaaatgtaaaaataaaattatatgttattatttttcatcgctcaaaataagtgTCATACTCACATAAACCATACCTGCTGAAATGCCGTGCAAGCATTTATCGAGAGTTTCAACCCCAGGCAGGCCAAgtatcttcggatccacatatGTATGTGAGCAGCTATTCTCCACCacgaactatggtaaaaacaaacacagctcacgcctcacagatgacagcttacagtcctgtgtaaagatgaaagtgacttcgtacagccccgatttgcagacgctgtgcgcagaggttcaggagctgaagtcccattgtaaacataccacggcagacccgacgatgtttgcatgaacatgcttttcagcatttctttattgaccacttatCACACATGGTTgctgtacccacacagccggctgtagctttccAGCTCACAGCcagacacacaccaacacaacagcagagagagcacagactttaagccggtgaggcatgattgcgtccgcctcccctgcagcggcactgcagaccacgccccgacacgcACATTAaccacgtaaaataaatatttatccagacatttttgcaaatatgtatttttcattttttagcagcattgtgcttttttccaattattttttaaattcacgTCAAGGCTCCCCTACAGGCTGCGTAAttccaaaggcgatataaggatGACGGCTCactacagtttttgtttgctatatgaataatttaagttcagcttcagcttcatttaaaagggcgtatttcctttttgttatattttttaggagttcaaaatgtgttcattacataaattaaattttctctgtagcacttcatggatttcataagcaacacagtttagttgtttatacaaagcataaaggtaaaaagcaataacagtgttatcttcattttagatgtcaaaaagtatttgcggctcccagtgttttcttttccatggaaactgggtccaaatggctctttgggtgttaaaggttgctgacccagggtcagaGCAATGTGACGTCacagggtttgtttgtttgtttacattagTTTATGCTAgcacagtggttctcaaacttttcacaacGAGTACCACttaataaaatatatggctcCCAATGTACCACCCTTATTACCCGCATTAAAGTACAGTACAGGCCTTTTAAAACCATATAGAGTTTACAcaagacaattttatttcttatatgaatgttatttatcttaactgtcataaacaggatgtgaTAAGAGATAATAAGAACAACTATagtgcattaaaacattcacagcaggtgggatatccgggctttaagtgatgacgtatgaacaaactactctgcgtttatcagggctgttgtgtttttaacatgtttaatgctttGTGTCTCAAGATTCACGATTCTTTGGGAAATGTGACCTGATACGCTCCTCAACTGtgcaaaacagagagagagaacttTATATACACCGAATGAGTATATACAAAGAGGACATTATGTGCAAGTGGGTGAGTTATATacattgtataaataaagataaaatagaatacTCTGGAAATTTACAGCTAGTGTATATTGGGTGGAAAGGGTGTTAATGTGTCTTGTGCCATAGTGAAGCCAGAAGGATGAGGATGATATGAGAATGTGGTAATGAGTCCTGTCTCAGTCACTTATGGATGATTGGGATGGCCTCAGGATAAAAGCTTCTCTTGAGCCTCTATGTTTTTGCTCGGATGGTGTGGAACCTTCTGCCTGACTGCAGAAGCTGGAACAGTTTATTGCTGGGATGGGACGGATCCTTCAATATCTGAGCTGCTCTAGTCCAGCATCTCCTGGTGTAAATGTCCGGTATGTAGGGAGGGGAGAGCAGCTCTGCAGCAGCATTCTGCCGTACGGATCAGTCTCTGAAGAGCTTTTTTATCCAGCTGTTCCCATACCAggatgtgatgttctgtgtgtggatgctctccacagcgcctgaGGATAAGTCCTGAGGATCCctggagagaccctgaacttcctcagttgtcgGAGATgatacaggcgctgcctagcctttttGGACTGGATCTGAATGTGGGCAgaccatgtcaggtctgaggagatgtggtCACTGAGATACTTTAAGGACTGGACCCGCTCCGctggagctccattgatgataatgagcttgtagtctctgtgcttACTCCTTCTGAaatccaccaccagctccttcaTCTTGCcgacgttcagctggaggtggtttGTCCTGGCACCACGATGCCAGATTCTTCACTTCATCCATGTAGGCCGCCTTATCGTTGTTGGAGATGGCCCCCAAAACcactgtgtcatcagcaaacttcacaatggtaTTGGAGCCATGGGTGGTCACACAGTCTGAAGAAGCACTATTGTGTTAAACGCTTaactgtaatcaacaaacagcaatctcacatagttaccctgtttcCTGTCCACGTGGCTAAGGGTGGTGTGCAGGACATGGGCAAtggtatatgtatatatatatgtatatatatgtatattttattaGGTGATACTAATAAAACGTCGGTAGGCGAACTGGAGCGGATCTGTGATGTTTGGGATGGGGGAGGAGATGATGTTCTTCAACAAcgtgttctatttaatctgaacaagccactaaaaaaagtcagtgatcactgtcggcctctctcgttttttattaccactattcTTTCTAAAGCTCAGTTCCCAGGtaatgcagcagtatattaatgactaacctcccattgtggatggattatctcagttgttctcttgACTGAAGTTTattctgtttacagcatcctgccatgcaattgcatttgtccctaaccatcgagaaccctcacgttaacttttatcaattGGAGAAAGTtagtgttcatcctccagcttcactgtgtttatattatactaacatagctgtgtagctagccaccacgtagcacatcattatataccagggagctcaacttcagtaaccctacaaacgccaatgctgtttagtttcctttcTTAATTTATATCTGATATAAGTGATATCAGAGTTGTATGTTTTAAtcaatgtatttaatatttcagCAATCCCTCAgccagaacatggtatattattATATGGAGACTTCCCGCATACCACTAGATGGAGCCCAAGTACCACCAGTGGTACGCATACCCCAGTTTGTGAACCACTGTGCTTGCAAACTAGTAAAAGAACCAATAAGTCGGTGGGAAATAAGGACGCTGAAACGAATAACTGGTCTAAGGAGGTCATTTCTGTGCCGTCCCTGGCTGTAATGACTCCCTGCTGTAATATTTGGGTTTGTAACATTATTTAGAAGGCTGACACAATAACATGTTCTTTTCCAAAATGTTCTCTGTCACTGATATAAAAGTAAAGGTTGTGAGAAAACTGAATGCACAGAAACTTCTGTGTTTTCCTACAAATTTCATTAcctaagaaaaacaaatgaaaatgaaaaatatatatattttaaaagcaaGTACATGCACTGGTGTatcgagaaaaaaaaaagttcttaaTTAAAATTTCATATGTTCGATATTCTTATATGCAAAGCAGAATATTGAGTGTTGTACTTTCATATTTTACAGATTTTCATCTGATTGGAACGTCCACAGAGATGAAAAGCGGGGTCCTTTGGTGCTGCAGGCAGACACTAtccagggacagagagagaaaatgtggAGTTGTTGGCGACGCGTAGTACTGCTGCTGAATTTTAGAAAGTGACTCATGTCTAGGCGtaggtttttgtgtttatgtttaaaaaatgggTTAGGGTTAAATGCTACAATAAATAGTTGTATGAGTTTAGCTTGGCACAGTTGACACAGTTTATAGATGTTTATATTCTGGTAAAATTCAACAGTTGGCCTAGATTTAGTCAGGTAACATTGTAGAGTAGAGCAGATAAAGTGGATTATATAGGCTAGGTATCGTTAAAATATATAGAGTATTTGTAGGAAAACAGCCATTGTAggctttaaaaagtgaaaatacaaCTCATTCATATTATTTCATACATAAAACAGAGCGATAATAACATGTATAAATCTTTATGCCTCTATAAAATGTTTCTCAgctgtattattattttcagttgGTCACATTTGTTTTGGCTGATTGTTAATTgagtattttaaaatgtaggtattgactttttcattgtttttttattgctcaTATGACAATTCTTTATAATTAAACATTATGAGAGGTATACAGCAATTTGAAATACACTACTGTTTAGTTTAATTTTCCAAACTCattgtttttgtacagagtatCTGCATTGGCCAGTATCGTCAATACTTCATGGGCTTCATGGgaattttacttggtatcagatcaGAAAGGAAATCAATGGTATCACACGTTACGTCATATTTAGTATTTGGCTAACTGTAATGCTTAAATTCCCAAACTTTTGAAATAACTTATTTCTTattctgttttgtattgttttatttaatacaaatgcaaatataaacaaTAGTAATATAATACAAATATTACAAAGATTGTAAATGGTTTCTTCTGCTTTGTCCTATCCATGTCATTAACATGTAGAAagttatacatgtttttttcctgtagAGGGAGACAAACATTACTGTTACTGTGTGTTCATCTGCCTTCTTGACAGAATATTTGTCACAAAGTAAAGTTCCTTAAAAGGAAACGGGAGACTGAAAACATCCGATTACTTGTTTTAAGTAATTAGCatttatgtacatatatatatctatatatagatatatatggaAATTATctcatatttaaaagtagagttATCTGGTTAAATTAAAATGTGGTTTGACAGGAACAAACTATCACTAAatctaagtaaaactaaaatcGTCTTATTTATACATTCCAAGGGAACTCACAAGTGCAGATTTGTATCAATGGTGTGGAAATTGAAAGAATTCTTGAAcacatgtttttttgtgtgataATAGATGATAAAATAAGCTGGAAGTCTCATTTAAGTCATACAGATAACAAAGTTTCAAGTTTTCTATATCTTTTGATGTGTTACTggggttattaaaaaaaattaaataaataaataatacatgtaACAAATTGTAATGAACAATTTATGATGAACAGCacataaacaggaagaaaaagtgTAGGCTGGTAGTTACTAAATAGTGGAAAgagggtgggattaaataaccTTATGCTTCTTCCTACTCCGTTTTGAACATGTAAGacatttataattattattgatttgttttccttttgtttcgccttgtttgtttgtctctttttctcAGTTCTTcttgttatactttttaaacgtgttcaaaataaagattgtaTTCACTTCAGTTATAGCGAGCAGGGCAGGAGGCAGGTGAGAGGAAATACACTTGTTGCCCCTGGTTAATGTTTAAAAGGCTTGGTGCTAACATCCTCTCTATCTTCTTCCCAGTAGGcgaatttgttttgtttaattatcTTTCTTTAAAATATGACTGATTTAGCCACTTCACACTTCTtctcaatttaatttaattacatacatttttgttctttccaagaatatatatattatattatatatatttgtcTGTTTGAAATTTTGAGCTGGCTAATGACAAAAGTTTTCAGAAACCTGTGCGGCCCTGTGTCCCATTTCAGATTTATTACATGAAAAGTTGTGTTGCACAAGACTTCAAGTGTAATTTTGTGTTGGATAATTATTTTGCAGTGTGGAAAAAGTATTGAAAAGTTATACTTCTACTTAATTAGCTTAATGGTGCACAGGTTGTATAATCAATATAACTgcataatatattttaaatacttATAGTATATACCTATTGTGTGGAATGACACTTCAGATtcctttttatcattttaaaaaatacctaCAAGTGGAATCCAAACTGTAATATTTGCATCCAAAATATAGTGGAGCAGAAGCAGAATATGGTACAGCAAAGAAATACTTAAATAAAGTGCAAGTAAAGTAGTCAAGTAAATTCAATAAGTTATATTCCTGTACTCTAATTTATTGGTATTGCATGATGTAAGATACTGGTACTCTAGTACAATACCATCGGTGGGAAAAGTACAATATTTTTACAACAAATCTAAGGAAACAGGTGCACAGAGGGAAAACAACCTTGTGGAGAAATGTAGTATAACCTCCGCACACTGTTACCATTATTTAGTCAATTACAACTTTTTGGTCCATGCAAACTTTGTCAGGTACAGAGATAAAGTGTccatgcaaacatttgcaccTATGTATGCATTCAGTAAGGTTCGGCCAGTTAAGGATGCCTGGCTATTAGACATATCACACAGACTGAAACATTGGAAATGAATAAACATAATGGTAAACGGGACAATGTGTGGCTGTCATACTATATTTCTCCACAAAGACACTATTTGAAGAAACAGACATTTGAAGAAAATTTGATGATcagataaaaaagagagagggaggagagagggaaaaaatgaaactgaGTTGCAGCTAAATAAGTACCACTTGGGGACCAGGGCCATGTGCTACAAGTTCAATACATCCACTCCATATGGCTTTGTACGTGATGACCATCAACTTTATTTGCTGGTCCTAGCCCCCAAATGGCTGCCCTTCTTTAATCCTGGTTCTGCTGGcggtttcttcctgctaaaaaggagtttttccttcccactgtcacataATCCTTGCTCATAGGAGATTTTCTGAGTGTTGTGGTTTTCTCTCTATTGTcgtaggatctttaccttagaatataaagcgccttgaggcatcTGTTGCTGTGTTAATAAGGAATAGATTGATTGTTGTGAAAACAAATGATTCTATTTATATGTGTATCATGGCATAATGTTTTTATACTTAAGTTTATTCTAATTGTTCAATATACAGCACTACTTGATAGATAATActgatgtaaataaaaatccaaagcGTTTAGTGAAGGGGTGACTAAAGTGTTGTTGATCATTTACCAGGTGGGGCTCCACCATGCATTGGTCCAGAGGGAACTGAGTGTGATTTTGATCCAGCTAGGAGACACAGGGCCACAGCAATACACCCACCTCCCCCGGGCTTGCAGCACCTGATTCGTAAGAGTGCCCCTTTGAAGTGGCCAGAGGGCTCTGGAGGCGCTGCAGCATGGAACTCTCGCTTCTGGAAGAGAGTGAGATACCTGATGCCTGCCACACCTGTCAAAAAATGTGCACAGTCTACTATCGTCTAATACATCTTTTAACacgttttgtttatttttttataccaTTATATTCCTTTTATGCATTATATATTATCATATAGTTTCCATTTCAAAGTCATTTTGTTCTGTGATGTTATTTTATTGAGCtaagttgtttttcttgttttggctCCTAAAACGGTAATTTCCCACCTTGTGAGAAAAGCAAAGAATttcttattcttttcttttatataataaaagtatttgtatttaattgcTCACATGCTTCTCACTCCATAAGGCTTTGTACATGATGACCATCAACTTTATTTTGGTGTAAGTAAGCAAACAAGCAGTAATAGCAGTTACACATACTTGAATAGTTGGTGCACAATTGAatattttgaatttcattttgaatttttccTTTCAGTTCCATTAATGGTGCCATTAATCTATGGTTAATTTTTACTAATTTCATTGTCAGTTTGAACCTTTTTATTAACATAATGTGGGTGACATGTTGAGAAGTTTAGAAAAGGCATTACAATTCCTGGATTGGCTAAAGTCTATCGTCGAAAAGATTTAGTTATTGTTTAAAGctactgttttttatttttatccatttCAAAAGTTGATGAAAACATGAAATTGTTTTCATCAACTGAAGTTCTAAAGTGTTTATCCAGTAGAGGGAGACAAATatcactgttactgtgtgttCGTCAAAACTTTCTCTACCCTGTGTTCACTTTTAAGAACACAGGGTAGAGAGATGGGGGGGACAATAGAATCATAGAAGATGACTGCTGCATGCAAACCACAGAAGTCACATGAGTCACATTGTGACTACGTTGCTGTTGCTAAATGTTTGATATGaatgtacttttttcaaaaccACATATAACTTCATTAATAATGTTTATGTCAGGCTGGTGTTCATCGACgcaactttgtgctgaacatcgggggggtcaagatctctgtctaaataaatgaataaatctgggtgaattcccagatgattaaacatgcagctattttgctggtaatacctgaagtgagtgaagaaaatcaacagcctatttatgcaagataattcataattttattagggggggttatattggttgggtctgattattgggggggttATAACGCCCCTAACCCGCCTGGAAATTACGCTCCTGCTGGTGTTGCATATTCTTGGTTTGTTGCTCTTGTCTTTCTTCcagatgtttattttctgcttctatTCCATTGTCTGCTCTTCTCCTCGAAGCTTCTCTTCttcaatttgtttaattttgttctGTAAATGTTTCAAATGTTTCTCTGGTCGAACATTTGAAGGCTGCAAAAACAACTGCTGCGAACAAACCGACTAAAAATTGCTGCTTCTCACTCCTGTTTATGCAGAATTTTCAAATGATTTAAGATTCTAAAGGCGTccttgtgacatcatcactcccTAAGCCAATGGGATTGTCAATTGACATTTTTGAAtggggatatttttttttaaccggTTTTCAAATTTAAGGTAATATTTTagtgtttcttagttttagaTTAGTTGGTTAGTCTATTTTTTGTGCTTaatttaatgaataaaaataactgCAAGCAAACTAGTGACAAAGATGATGATGAATAATGGAGGGAACATGAATGACTGCACCCGATGTAACTTGCAGATGTATTGAATGATGTTAAAACTATCCATTAAAAAGCCAGACAACTCCCAGGGTCAGTGGGTTTGCATGCCATACatgcagtgctgtgcaaaagtgtCATTGCTTTGGAACTGAGTGGACTTGTATTGATCAGAGAGTTAGAACAACTAAAAGAAACTTAACATGAAAGGAACTAATATGGGTTAACTGGTAGTTGATACCAATCAGGATTTAAAACCAAAACTGACCTGGGAAGAAagagaaatatatttttgttttatttatttatttatttttaaaatttgtcttcttcttccttctgGGATTTGGATACAACGAGTAAAGTATGCATATTATACACAAAAATACACTATTAcccatttcttgtttttataaTTAAGATGAAGACTTGAATGAAGACACTGATCTGACACGTAAAATTTAGAcaattgtgtttattgtttCCCCCCATCTCTCTACCCTGTGGTTTAAAAGTGAACACAGGGTAGGGAGATGATGGAGGAAATGAAAAGGGGTGGGTGTGGGGGGTAAAGAAGAGGGTAAAGGAAAGGTAGAAGGGGGGGGAAAGAGGGAAAAAGACGGgttagaaagaaggaaagagacaGGGCagaaaaaatcccaacaatcccctctgagcaagcactgggcgacagtggggaggaaaaactgcctttaaacaggcagaaacctccggcagaaccaggctcaggagggggcagtcaactgccgggactggttggggggtgaaggtgaaaaaagaaaagggatgAAGAAGGGAGGGGAGAAAGTAAATTGATGGAGAGGTGTTTGGagagaaggggacagagggcaGAGGAGAGCTGAAAATTTAGATGGAACAGAGGAATTGTGTGAATTGTGTATTGATCTTGAAAGACTggactctttctttttttcaagattaaaaaaaagttggtaACTAAGTATTGCGTCTGAATGGCTTGGCGATGGCTCTGCCCAGTGCGCAAAAGAACCTGACAATGGCAGAACGCTTCGCTTTTGGTTTCCCAGACGATCTTTTAAACTTGCCACAATGCATTTTGCAGTTTCACTT
This DNA window, taken from Oreochromis niloticus isolate F11D_XX linkage group LG16, O_niloticus_UMD_NMBU, whole genome shotgun sequence, encodes the following:
- the LOC102081284 gene encoding uncharacterized protein LOC102081284 isoform X2, which translates into the protein MVKEVVQSFQSADSESAGEERISQRIVPPKRLEEMVNSAVQMIRGFCSKLDCMPSCKRRTTSPDEEPHSSTQVGHLDIKVDLENVLEKVVGKEQEQEMHVTGHKDSLKTETSEIVRAVIHEAVNELSEIIDEELIKLAEYSPLLSDIAEENESFTSSLANSVVEDISEGPCGSWSLAQIKEKIQQSLKKAADKIKSFFAKRFAKVMILRTAIQLWSRCHSTPAAKSSESVQKLVEHVNSLITNKETLEKEKNEFKRLQDCLSQGKLLVFTELLTDILHQYTSEGTGPEIVPEQVVMAERQKILHNDLQTKARRFLGLFRWWLNTQAESHSQRVILALLDKQELMLSLPSVTTETIKPSPVAEFYCIARKAEKKAKLKLILHKLISTTFKEANLLCTYQDPNHILTWLLDYVWAELEDEELYITSKTFKTIDKKLLKDLCNTMGFIERVIVSMELQESETAKCIVASLKDRLGKPKAKRSAIVRFFCALGRAIAKPFRRNT
- the LOC102081284 gene encoding uncharacterized protein LOC102081284 isoform X1; amino-acid sequence: MVKEVVQSFQSADSESAGEERISQRIVPPKRLEEMVNSAVQMIRGFCSKLDCMPSCKRRTTSPDEEPHSSTQVGHLDIKVDLENVLEKVVGKEQEQEMHVTGHKDSLKTETSEIVRAVIHEAVNELSEIIDEELIKLAEYSPLLSDIAEENESFTSSLANSVVEDISEGPCGSWSLAQIKEKIQQSLKKAADKIKSFFAKRFAKVMILRTAIQLWSRCHSTPAAKSSESVQKLVEHVNSLITNKETLEKEKNEFKRLQDCLSQGKLLVFTELLTDILHQYTSEGTGPEIVPEQVVMAERQKILHNDLQTKARRFLGLFRWWLNTQAESHSQRVILALLDKQELMLSLPSVTTETIKPSPVAEFYCIARKAEKKAKLKLILHKLISTTFKEANLLCTYQDPNHILTWLLDYVWAELEDEELYITSKTFKTIDKKLLKDLCNTMGFIERVIVSMELQESETAKCIVASLKDRLGKPKAKRSAIVRFFCALGRAIAKPFRRNT